One Citrobacter amalonaticus genomic window carries:
- the sufS gene encoding cysteine desulfurase SufS, translating to MTFPIDTVRADFPVLTREVNGLPLAYLDSAASAQKPAQVIDAEAEFYRHGYAAVHRGIHTLSAQATEKMENVRKLASLFINARSAEELVFVRGTTEGINLVANSWGPENVHAGDNIIISEMEHHANIVPWQMLCARVGAELRVIPLNADGTLQHEILPTLFDEKTRLLAITHVSNVLGTENPVAEMIAMAHQHGAKVLVDGAQAVMHHPVDVQALDCDFYVFSGHKLYGPTGIGVLYVKEALLQQMPPWEGGGSMIATVSLTEGTTWTKAPWRFEAGTPNTGGIIGFGAALEYVSALGLEAIGEYEQNLMHYALEQLKAVPDLTLYGPTDRLGVIAFNLGKHHAYDVGSFLDNYGIAVRTGHHCAMPLMAFYQVPAMCRASLAMYNTHEEVDRLVTGLQRIHRLLG from the coding sequence ATGACATTTCCCATCGACACCGTACGTGCGGATTTTCCCGTCCTCACGCGTGAAGTGAATGGCCTGCCGCTGGCGTATCTCGACAGCGCTGCCAGCGCGCAAAAACCGGCCCAGGTGATTGACGCGGAAGCCGAGTTTTATCGTCACGGCTATGCGGCGGTGCACCGGGGGATCCACACCCTCAGCGCTCAGGCTACCGAAAAAATGGAGAACGTGCGCAAGCTGGCATCGCTGTTTATCAACGCACGCTCTGCGGAAGAGCTGGTGTTTGTGCGCGGTACGACGGAAGGCATTAACCTGGTCGCCAACAGTTGGGGGCCAGAAAACGTCCACGCGGGCGATAACATCATCATCAGTGAGATGGAGCATCATGCCAACATTGTGCCGTGGCAGATGCTGTGCGCGCGGGTGGGCGCTGAGCTGCGGGTGATCCCGCTGAACGCCGACGGCACATTGCAGCACGAGATCCTGCCTACCCTGTTTGATGAGAAAACCCGGCTGCTGGCGATAACGCACGTCTCTAATGTGCTGGGTACGGAAAACCCTGTCGCCGAAATGATCGCGATGGCGCACCAGCATGGCGCGAAGGTGCTGGTGGACGGTGCGCAGGCGGTGATGCACCACCCGGTAGACGTTCAGGCGCTGGACTGCGATTTTTACGTCTTCTCGGGCCACAAGCTGTATGGCCCGACCGGCATTGGCGTGCTCTATGTCAAAGAGGCGCTGTTGCAACAGATGCCGCCGTGGGAAGGGGGCGGGTCGATGATCGCCACCGTCAGCCTGACGGAGGGTACGACCTGGACGAAAGCGCCGTGGCGCTTCGAAGCGGGAACGCCGAATACCGGCGGGATTATCGGCTTTGGCGCCGCGCTGGAATATGTTTCAGCGCTGGGACTGGAGGCGATTGGCGAATACGAACAGAACCTGATGCACTACGCGCTGGAGCAACTGAAGGCGGTGCCGGATCTCACACTGTATGGCCCCACTGACCGTCTGGGCGTGATTGCCTTTAATCTCGGGAAACATCACGCCTATGACGTCGGCAGTTTTCTCGACAATTACGGGATTGCCGTGCGGACCGGACACCATTGCGCGATGCCGCTGATGGCTTTTTATCAGGTACCGGCGATGTGCCGGGCGTCGCTGGCAATGTATAACACCCATGAAGAAGTGGATCGTCTGGTGACAGGCTTGCAACGAATTCATCGCTTACTGGGGTAA
- the sufE gene encoding cysteine desulfuration protein SufE has product MAALPDKEKLLRNFQRCANWEEKYLYIIELGQRLPEISAADRCPENTIQGCQSQVWIVMRQNAQGVIELQGDSDAAIVKGLIAVVFILYHQMTAQDIVNFDVRPWFEHMALAQHLTPSRSQGLEAMIRAIRTKAATLS; this is encoded by the coding sequence ATGGCTGCGCTGCCGGATAAAGAAAAATTGTTGCGTAATTTTCAGCGTTGCGCTAATTGGGAAGAGAAGTATCTGTACATCATTGAGCTGGGACAGCGACTGCCGGAAATATCCGCAGCGGACCGCTGTCCTGAAAATACGATTCAGGGATGTCAGAGTCAGGTCTGGATAGTGATGCGCCAGAATGCGCAAGGCGTTATTGAGCTGCAGGGCGACAGCGATGCTGCCATTGTGAAAGGACTGATTGCGGTCGTCTTCATTCTGTATCACCAGATGACGGCTCAGGATATCGTGAATTTTGATGTGCGGCCGTGGTTTGAACACATGGCGCTCGCGCAGCACCTCACGCCGTCTCGTTCGCAGGGGCTGGAAGCGATGATTCGCGCAATCCGTACCAAAGCCGCAACGCTTAGCTAA
- the ldtE gene encoding L,D-transpeptidase LdtE, producing the protein MKRASLITLMLIGAYSVIQAAWAVDYPLPPAGSRLVGQNQLYTVQEGDKNLQAIARRFDTAAMLILEANNTIAPVPKPGTLVTIPSQLLLPDAPREGIIVNLAELRLYYYPPGENIVQVYPIGIGLQGLETPVMETRVGQKIPNPTWTPTAGIRKRSLERGITLPPVVPAGPNNPLGLFALRLAHGNGEYLIHGTSQPDSVGLRVSSGCIRMNAPDIKALFSQVRTGTPVRVINEPVKYSVEPGGLRYVEVHRPLSPEEEQNVQTMPYVLPAGFSQFKATNEVDDGLVDKALYRRAGYPVAVSAGQTPTVVATPAVQSAQNGSVQEEVQTQ; encoded by the coding sequence ATGAAACGCGCGTCTCTTATTACTCTAATGCTTATCGGCGCTTACAGCGTCATACAGGCTGCCTGGGCGGTGGATTATCCCTTACCGCCAGCAGGCAGTCGTCTTGTTGGACAGAATCAACTGTACACGGTGCAGGAAGGTGATAAAAACCTTCAGGCCATTGCCCGTCGTTTTGATACTGCCGCTATGCTCATTCTGGAGGCGAATAATACCATTGCTCCTGTGCCAAAGCCGGGTACTCTGGTCACGATCCCGTCACAGCTATTGCTGCCCGATGCGCCGCGTGAAGGCATCATCGTTAATCTGGCTGAACTGCGGCTGTACTACTATCCGCCGGGAGAAAATATCGTTCAGGTCTATCCGATCGGTATTGGTTTGCAGGGACTGGAAACGCCGGTGATGGAAACCCGCGTTGGGCAGAAAATCCCGAATCCTACCTGGACGCCAACAGCAGGCATTCGTAAGCGCTCTCTGGAGCGTGGCATTACGTTGCCGCCGGTGGTCCCCGCCGGGCCGAATAACCCGCTGGGGCTCTTTGCACTGCGTCTGGCGCACGGTAATGGCGAGTATCTCATTCATGGCACCAGTCAACCAGACAGCGTGGGTCTGCGCGTCAGTTCCGGCTGTATCCGGATGAACGCCCCGGACATCAAAGCGCTGTTTTCCCAGGTTCGCACGGGAACGCCGGTGAGAGTGATTAATGAACCGGTGAAATATTCCGTGGAGCCAGGCGGGTTGCGCTACGTTGAGGTCCATCGACCGTTGTCGCCGGAAGAAGAACAAAACGTGCAGACGATGCCGTATGTGCTGCCTGCCGGGTTCAGCCAGTTTAAGGCGACGAACGAGGTGGATGACGGGCTGGTGGATAAAGCGTTGTATCGTCGGGCGGGTTACCCGGTGGCGGTCTCTGCCGGACAAACGCCAACTGTCGTGGCTACACCTGCTGTTCAGTCAGCGCAAAATGGCTCAGTACAGGAAGAGGTGCAGACGCAGTAG
- the lpp gene encoding murein lipoprotein Lpp translates to MNRTKLVLGAVILGSTLLAGCSSNAKIDQLSSDVQTLNAKVDQLSNDVNAMRSDVQAAKDDAARANQRLDNQATKYRK, encoded by the coding sequence ATGAATCGTACTAAACTGGTACTGGGCGCGGTAATCCTGGGTTCTACTCTGCTGGCTGGTTGCTCCAGCAACGCTAAAATCGATCAGCTGTCTTCTGACGTTCAGACTCTGAACGCTAAAGTTGACCAGCTGAGCAACGACGTGAACGCAATGCGTTCCGACGTTCAGGCTGCTAAAGACGACGCAGCTCGCGCTAACCAGCGTCTGGACAACCAGGCTACTAAATACCGTAAGTAA
- the pykF gene encoding pyruvate kinase PykF: MKKTKIVCTIGPKTESEEMLTKMLDAGMNVMRLNFSHGDYAEHGQRIQNLRNVMSKTGKKAAILLDTKGPEIRTIKLEGGNDVSLKAGQTFTFTTDKSVVGNNEIVAVTYEGFTSDLSVGNTVLVDDGLIGMEVTAIEGNKVICKVLNNGDLGENKGVNLPGVSIALPALAEKDKQDLIFGCEQGVDFVAASFIRKRSDVVEIREHLKAHGGEKIQIISKIENQEGLNNFDEILDASDGIMVARGDLGVEIPVEEVIFAQKMMIEKCIRARKVVITATQMLDSMIKNPRPTRAEAGDVANAILDGTDAVMLSGESAKGKYPLEAVTIMATICERTDRVMTSRLDFNNDSRKLRITEAVCRGAVETAEKLEAPLIVVATQGGKSARAVRKYFPDATILALTTNEVTARQLVLSKGVVAHLVKEIASTDDFYRLGKEVAQQSGLAQKGDVVVMVSGALVPSGTTNTASVHVL; the protein is encoded by the coding sequence ATGAAAAAGACGAAAATTGTTTGCACCATCGGTCCGAAAACCGAATCTGAAGAGATGTTAACCAAAATGCTGGACGCGGGCATGAACGTCATGCGTCTGAACTTCTCTCACGGTGACTATGCAGAACACGGTCAGCGTATCCAGAACCTGCGCAACGTGATGAGCAAAACCGGCAAGAAAGCGGCAATCCTGCTCGACACGAAAGGTCCGGAAATCCGTACCATCAAGCTGGAAGGCGGTAATGACGTTTCCCTGAAAGCGGGTCAGACCTTTACGTTCACCACCGACAAATCCGTGGTCGGTAATAACGAAATCGTTGCTGTAACCTACGAAGGTTTCACCTCCGACCTGTCCGTCGGTAACACCGTACTGGTCGACGATGGTCTGATCGGTATGGAAGTCACCGCGATCGAAGGCAACAAAGTCATCTGTAAAGTGCTGAACAACGGCGACCTCGGCGAAAACAAAGGCGTTAACCTGCCAGGCGTTTCTATCGCCCTGCCGGCGCTGGCTGAAAAAGACAAACAGGACCTGATCTTTGGTTGCGAACAAGGCGTTGACTTTGTTGCGGCCTCTTTTATCCGTAAGCGTTCTGACGTGGTTGAAATCCGTGAGCATCTGAAAGCGCACGGCGGCGAGAAGATCCAGATCATCTCCAAAATTGAAAACCAGGAAGGCCTGAACAACTTCGACGAAATCCTCGATGCGTCTGACGGTATCATGGTTGCCCGTGGCGACCTGGGCGTTGAAATCCCGGTTGAAGAAGTGATCTTCGCGCAGAAGATGATGATCGAAAAATGTATCCGCGCGCGTAAAGTGGTTATCACTGCGACCCAGATGCTGGATTCCATGATCAAAAACCCGCGTCCGACTCGCGCTGAAGCGGGCGACGTGGCAAACGCCATCCTCGATGGCACCGATGCGGTGATGCTGTCTGGCGAATCCGCAAAAGGTAAATACCCGCTGGAAGCGGTCACCATCATGGCGACCATCTGCGAGCGTACCGACCGTGTGATGACCAGCCGTCTGGACTTCAACAATGACAGCCGCAAACTGCGCATCACTGAAGCCGTCTGTCGTGGCGCGGTGGAAACCGCTGAAAAACTGGAAGCACCGCTGATCGTGGTGGCCACTCAGGGCGGTAAATCAGCTCGCGCAGTGCGTAAATACTTCCCGGACGCCACGATTCTGGCGCTGACCACCAACGAAGTGACTGCCCGCCAGCTGGTTCTGAGCAAAGGCGTTGTGGCGCATCTGGTGAAAGAAATCGCGTCTACTGATGATTTCTACCGTCTGGGTAAAGAGGTTGCTCAGCAGAGCGGCCTGGCTCAAAAAGGTGACGTTGTGGTGATGGTTTCTGGTGCTCTGGTACCGAGCGGCACGACTAACACGGCATCTGTTCACGTACTGTAA
- a CDS encoding methionine ABC transporter ATP-binding protein — protein MIVLKNISKVFTPGRLSITAVDHVNLTVEQGQIYGIIGYSGAGKSTLIRLLNGLEKPTAGSVTINGHEISAARGESLRQARLKISMVFQHFNLLWSRTVRENIAFSMQIAGAPKAKIQARVAELIELVGLTGRENAYPSQLSGGQKQRVGIARALANSPDVLLCDEATSALDPQTTDQILELLLDINRRFRLTIVLITHEMHVVRKICDRVAVMENGQVVEEGDVLSVFTHPQQPITRQFVRQVGQYADEEAFNPQLASELGGTVIKLTFTGHSTHQPIVGELTLRYGLPFNILHGKMTQTAHGVFGQLWLHVVASEEQLNNILDDLQKSGIDGEVIQHG, from the coding sequence ATGATTGTCCTGAAAAATATTTCGAAAGTGTTCACGCCAGGCCGGCTATCCATTACTGCGGTTGATCATGTCAATCTGACCGTGGAACAGGGGCAGATTTACGGAATTATTGGCTACAGCGGTGCCGGGAAAAGCACCCTGATTCGTCTGCTCAACGGGCTGGAAAAACCAACCGCAGGCAGTGTCACCATCAACGGTCACGAGATTTCCGCCGCCCGCGGCGAATCGCTGCGTCAGGCGCGCCTGAAAATCAGCATGGTCTTCCAGCATTTTAATCTGCTGTGGTCGCGCACGGTACGTGAAAACATCGCCTTTTCTATGCAAATCGCCGGCGCGCCAAAAGCAAAAATTCAGGCGCGCGTGGCGGAACTGATTGAGCTGGTGGGGCTGACGGGGCGCGAAAATGCCTATCCGTCACAGCTGAGCGGCGGGCAAAAACAGCGCGTGGGGATTGCGCGTGCGCTGGCCAACAGCCCGGATGTGTTGCTGTGCGATGAAGCCACGTCGGCACTGGATCCCCAGACAACCGATCAAATTCTTGAGCTGCTGCTTGATATCAATCGCCGCTTCCGGCTGACGATTGTGCTGATCACCCACGAAATGCACGTGGTGCGCAAAATCTGCGATCGCGTGGCGGTGATGGAGAACGGTCAGGTGGTGGAAGAAGGCGACGTACTGAGCGTCTTCACGCATCCGCAACAGCCGATTACCCGTCAGTTTGTCCGCCAGGTAGGGCAGTATGCCGATGAAGAGGCTTTTAACCCGCAACTGGCGAGCGAACTGGGCGGCACGGTGATTAAGTTAACCTTTACCGGACACAGCACGCATCAGCCGATCGTCGGTGAACTGACCCTGCGCTATGGTCTGCCATTCAATATCCTGCACGGCAAAATGACCCAAACGGCACACGGCGTGTTTGGCCAGCTGTGGCTGCACGTGGTGGCGTCGGAAGAGCAACTCAACAACATTCTGGACGACCTGCAAAAAAGCGGCATTGACGGTGAGGTGATTCAACATGGCTGA
- a CDS encoding methionine ABC transporter permease: protein MAENLFPHLKWDQLFAATQETLYMTALSGIATFVLGIVLGLALFLTARGGLFQNRALYSGISLVVNIFRSIPFIILIVLLIPFTKAIVGTILGANAALPALIVGAAPFYARLVEIALREVDKGVIEATRSMGARLSTLIFRVLLPESSPALVSGITVTLIALVSYSAMAGVIGAGGLGNLAYLEGFQRNHNDVTLVATVTILVIVFIIQFCGDVITSLLDKR from the coding sequence ATGGCTGAGAATCTGTTTCCCCATCTGAAATGGGATCAACTTTTTGCTGCCACCCAGGAGACGCTATACATGACCGCGCTCTCCGGGATTGCGACCTTTGTTCTCGGTATCGTCCTCGGACTGGCGCTGTTCCTCACCGCACGCGGCGGGCTGTTCCAGAACCGTGCACTGTACAGCGGCATTTCGCTGGTGGTGAATATTTTCCGCTCGATCCCGTTCATCATTTTGATCGTCTTACTGATCCCGTTTACCAAAGCGATTGTCGGCACCATTCTTGGCGCCAATGCCGCATTACCGGCGCTGATTGTCGGCGCCGCGCCATTTTATGCGCGTCTGGTTGAGATCGCCCTGCGTGAAGTGGATAAAGGCGTCATTGAAGCGACACGTTCAATGGGCGCGCGTCTGAGTACCTTAATTTTTCGGGTTTTGTTACCTGAATCGTCACCCGCTCTGGTGTCCGGTATCACCGTGACGCTGATTGCGCTGGTCAGTTACAGCGCGATGGCCGGGGTGATCGGGGCAGGTGGTTTAGGGAATCTGGCTTATCTGGAAGGATTCCAGCGCAACCACAACGACGTCACGCTGGTGGCGACGGTGACGATTCTGGTCATCGTCTTCATTATCCAGTTCTGCGGCGATGTGATCACTTCTCTGTTAGATAAACGCTAA
- a CDS encoding MetQ/NlpA family ABC transporter substrate-binding protein, with protein MKKSLTLLAAATLSALSFATWADTLTVGASNVPHAEILEQAKPILAKQGIDLEIKPFQDYILPNTALAGREIDANYFQHIPYLNSVLKDHAGDKTYDFVSAGAIHIEPIGIYSKKVKSLKDLPENGKIIMRDAVSEEGRILSIFEKEGVIKLKPGVDKVTARISDIVDNPKKLKFLPNVEAALLPQMYNNDEGDAVVINANYAIDAGLDPVHDPIAVESGENNPYANIITVHRGDEKKKDIVALVDVLHSKEIQDWIRTKYKGAVIPVNN; from the coding sequence ATGAAAAAATCACTGACACTTCTCGCCGCAGCCACCTTAAGTGCCCTGAGCTTCGCCACCTGGGCAGACACGCTGACCGTGGGCGCATCCAACGTACCGCACGCTGAAATTCTCGAACAGGCCAAACCGATTCTGGCGAAACAGGGGATCGATCTGGAGATTAAACCGTTCCAGGACTACATCCTGCCGAACACCGCGCTGGCGGGCCGCGAAATTGACGCCAACTACTTCCAGCATATTCCTTATCTGAACAGCGTCCTGAAAGATCATGCCGGGGATAAAACCTACGATTTCGTCAGTGCGGGCGCGATCCACATTGAGCCTATCGGCATCTATTCGAAAAAGGTTAAATCACTGAAGGATCTGCCGGAAAACGGCAAAATTATCATGCGTGATGCGGTGTCGGAAGAGGGGCGCATTCTGTCTATCTTCGAGAAAGAGGGCGTAATCAAACTGAAGCCGGGCGTGGACAAAGTGACCGCACGCATCAGCGATATCGTGGATAACCCGAAGAAGCTGAAGTTCCTGCCTAACGTGGAAGCCGCGCTGCTGCCGCAGATGTACAACAACGATGAAGGCGATGCGGTGGTGATTAACGCCAACTACGCCATCGACGCCGGCCTGGATCCAGTCCACGACCCAATTGCCGTAGAAAGCGGTGAGAATAACCCGTATGCCAACATCATTACCGTGCATCGCGGCGATGAGAAGAAAAAGGATATCGTCGCGCTGGTTGATGTTCTGCATTCAAAAGAGATTCAGGACTGGATCCGCACCAAATACAAAGGTGCGGTTATTCCGGTGAATAACTGA
- the ttrA gene encoding tetrathionate reductase subunit TtrA yields the protein MANLTRRQWLKVGLAVGGMATFALSYRDVAKRAIDGLINGTSGKITRDHIVGNALIPEANAHSRWQQNTQQTIAMTQCFGCWTQCGVRVRVDQQTNRVLRIAGNPYHPLSHEHHIDASVPFSTAMAQLAGENGLDARSTACARGATQLEGLYSPLRILEPMKRVGKRGEGKWQRISFEQLINEVVEGGDLFGEGHVDGLRAIHAPSTPIEPQHPGFGPKSNQLLVTNTSDDGRDTFLRRFALNSFGSKNFGAHGSYCGLAYRAGSGALMGDLDKNTHVKPDWDNVEFALFMGTSPAQSGNPFKRQARQLSSARLRDDFSYVVVAPALPLTTVLADDHGHWLPVIPGSDSALAMAMIRWIIENQRYNADYLALPGAEAMQHADEKSWTNATHLVIADDLPGLAGQHLTHSHLDPSAASDPLVINEHNELVPASDCLHAALFVARQVTLADGRNVTVKSSFQCLKESAEKMTLAQYSEQCGVAEDKIIALADAFTRHGRKAAVVTHGGMMAGNGFYNAWAVMMLNALIGNLSLEGGVFVGGGKFNGATDGPRYNMASFPGKVKPKGLSIARSKTAYESSEEYRDKVAAGRSPFPANAPWYPFVAGQLTELLSSALEGYPYPLKAWISNMTNPLYGIPGLRAVAEEKLKDPARLPLFIAIDAYMNETTALADYIVPDTHNFESWGFSAPWAGVASKATTARWPIVTAATATTADGQPVSMEAFCIAVAKQLNLPGFGDNAISDSAGNHYPLNRAEDYYLRVAANIAFMGKAPVAEAVTEDIELTGVRRIMPVIQQTLKAEEVRRVAFIYSRGGRFASDKSGRAENRIGNAWEKPLQIWNAEVAAHRHAITGERYSGCPAWYPARLSDGRSVDELFPLAQWPLKLISFKSNTMASASAVIPRLHHVKPVNLVALNPQDGRRFGLSHGDTVRITTPGGQVEAQISLLHGVMPGVIAIEHGYGHREMGGAQHTLDGEPLPFDAKVKSGINLNDLGFADPTRKVSNTWLDWVSGAAVRQGLPARIERLQR from the coding sequence ATGGCTAATTTAACCCGTCGTCAGTGGCTCAAAGTCGGCCTGGCCGTCGGCGGTATGGCGACGTTCGCCCTCAGCTATCGTGACGTAGCGAAGCGCGCCATTGATGGCTTGATCAACGGCACCTCGGGTAAAATTACCCGCGACCACATCGTGGGTAACGCGCTGATCCCGGAAGCCAACGCACACTCGCGCTGGCAGCAGAATACGCAGCAAACCATCGCCATGACTCAGTGTTTCGGCTGCTGGACACAATGCGGCGTCAGGGTTCGCGTTGATCAACAAACCAACCGGGTGCTACGTATTGCCGGCAACCCGTATCATCCGCTTTCTCATGAGCATCATATTGACGCGTCGGTGCCGTTCAGCACGGCGATGGCGCAACTGGCGGGCGAGAACGGTCTTGATGCTCGCTCGACGGCCTGCGCCAGGGGCGCGACGCAACTGGAAGGTCTGTACAGCCCGCTGCGTATTCTTGAGCCGATGAAACGCGTCGGTAAACGCGGCGAAGGCAAATGGCAGCGCATCAGCTTTGAGCAATTGATCAATGAAGTGGTGGAAGGCGGCGACCTGTTTGGCGAGGGTCACGTTGACGGCCTGCGCGCCATTCACGCCCCGTCGACCCCCATTGAACCGCAACATCCGGGTTTTGGTCCCAAATCCAATCAGCTTCTGGTCACCAACACCAGCGACGATGGGCGAGATACCTTTTTGCGTCGCTTTGCTCTGAACAGTTTCGGTAGCAAGAACTTTGGCGCGCATGGTTCCTATTGTGGACTGGCCTATCGCGCGGGTTCTGGCGCGCTGATGGGCGATCTCGATAAAAACACCCACGTAAAACCCGACTGGGATAACGTCGAGTTCGCGCTGTTTATGGGCACCTCGCCCGCACAGTCCGGCAACCCGTTTAAACGCCAGGCCAGACAGCTTTCCAGCGCACGCCTGCGCGATGATTTCAGCTATGTAGTTGTCGCCCCGGCGCTGCCATTAACCACCGTGCTGGCTGACGATCACGGCCACTGGTTACCCGTGATCCCCGGCAGCGACTCCGCGCTGGCAATGGCAATGATCCGCTGGATTATCGAAAACCAACGCTACAACGCCGATTATCTGGCGCTGCCCGGCGCAGAGGCCATGCAACACGCTGACGAGAAGAGCTGGACCAACGCCACGCATCTGGTGATCGCCGACGATCTTCCCGGACTGGCCGGACAGCACTTAACGCATAGCCATCTGGATCCTTCTGCGGCCAGTGATCCACTGGTCATAAATGAGCACAACGAGCTGGTCCCCGCCAGTGATTGCCTGCACGCCGCACTGTTTGTCGCGCGCCAGGTGACGCTCGCCGATGGGCGTAACGTGACGGTGAAAAGCAGCTTCCAGTGTCTGAAAGAATCGGCGGAGAAAATGACGCTCGCGCAGTACAGCGAGCAGTGCGGCGTGGCTGAGGACAAAATCATCGCGCTGGCGGATGCCTTTACCCGTCACGGACGTAAAGCGGCGGTCGTCACCCACGGCGGCATGATGGCAGGAAATGGTTTCTATAATGCGTGGGCGGTGATGATGCTCAACGCGCTGATCGGCAACCTCAGTCTGGAAGGCGGCGTCTTTGTCGGCGGCGGAAAATTCAACGGCGCAACGGACGGCCCACGCTACAACATGGCGAGTTTTCCGGGCAAGGTGAAGCCCAAAGGACTGAGCATCGCGCGAAGCAAAACGGCGTATGAATCTTCCGAAGAGTACCGCGACAAGGTCGCCGCCGGACGTTCCCCCTTCCCGGCCAACGCGCCGTGGTATCCGTTTGTCGCCGGTCAACTGACTGAGTTACTGAGTTCCGCGCTGGAGGGGTATCCATACCCGCTGAAGGCGTGGATCTCCAATATGACCAATCCCCTGTATGGTATACCCGGTCTGCGCGCGGTGGCCGAAGAAAAGCTGAAAGATCCGGCACGGTTGCCGCTGTTTATCGCCATCGACGCCTATATGAACGAGACCACCGCCCTTGCGGATTACATCGTACCGGACACGCATAATTTCGAAAGCTGGGGATTCAGCGCGCCGTGGGCAGGCGTCGCCAGTAAAGCCACCACCGCACGCTGGCCGATTGTTACCGCTGCCACCGCCACAACCGCCGACGGTCAGCCGGTTTCGATGGAGGCATTCTGCATCGCGGTGGCAAAGCAACTGAATCTGCCGGGATTTGGCGACAATGCGATTTCCGACAGCGCAGGGAACCATTACCCGCTCAACCGTGCAGAAGACTACTATCTGCGCGTCGCTGCCAATATCGCGTTTATGGGGAAAGCCCCGGTTGCCGAAGCGGTGACGGAAGACATTGAACTCACAGGCGTCCGCCGCATTATGCCTGTCATTCAGCAGACGCTGAAAGCGGAGGAAGTCCGTCGGGTAGCGTTTATCTATTCACGTGGCGGTCGGTTCGCGTCGGATAAGAGCGGTCGGGCCGAAAACCGGATCGGCAACGCGTGGGAAAAACCGCTGCAAATCTGGAATGCCGAGGTTGCCGCTCATCGTCATGCTATCACTGGCGAGCGCTACAGCGGTTGTCCGGCGTGGTATCCGGCGAGACTGTCTGACGGACGTTCGGTGGACGAACTGTTCCCGCTGGCACAGTGGCCGCTAAAGCTTATTTCGTTTAAGTCCAATACCATGGCCAGTGCGTCGGCGGTGATCCCCCGTTTGCACCACGTTAAGCCGGTCAATCTGGTAGCGCTGAATCCGCAGGATGGGCGGCGTTTCGGGCTGTCGCATGGCGACACGGTGCGGATCACCACGCCGGGGGGACAGGTTGAGGCGCAAATCAGTTTGCTGCACGGCGTAATGCCTGGGGTCATCGCGATCGAGCACGGCTATGGACACCGCGAGATGGGTGGCGCACAGCACACGCTGGACGGTGAACCGCTGCCGTTTGATGCGAAAGTGAAATCGGGGATTAACCTGAACGATCTGGGATTTGCCGATCCGACGCGAAAAGTGAGTAACACCTGGCTGGACTGGGTGTCCGGCGCCGCGGTCCGTCAGGGGCTGCCAGCGAGAATTGAGCGATTGCAACGCTAG